In Legionella cincinnatiensis, the DNA window TGAAAAATGGTCGTGGCTAAGATTGATTTTTGCAGATGTTGGTGATTTCAGAAAAGCATTATTAACTTATCAAATAATGATAAATTTGTTAGATTATTTCAATCTTATAAAAGCGGATTGTTTGTTTGAGGATAATAGTCAAATTAGTTATTGTCATATTCCCCCGAGTGCTGCAATTGGAGATAGGCAAGACAAGGAATATGCCTTAAATTATTTGGTTAAAAATGATAAATTTTTTAAGAATTATATTCAGCAATTAGGTATTTCAAAGGATAAGCTCAAAAGTAGATGGAAGTTATGGCTCAAAGAAATATCAAAGTTCAATCGCATGGATGGTACATATCTTTATATTTATGAAGAAAAATTTATTGATAATTTGCTTGATTAATGGAAGGTAAGGCCCCAGTAAAAGGGGCCTATATTATAGAAAAAACATGCGTCTGCCCACCGATATCTACTGAACAATAATCACTGATAAAAAGATCCCGAGCAAATGCCTCAAAATCAAAGTAGCAGATTAAACTATCCGGCATTTGATGAGCATAACAGTCATCAAATAACTGCCTGGCAAAATCAATCTCTGAATCATAACTACCCTGGTAGTACTCCTCCAACATAGTTTGTGCATCATCTACCGGATAATCACAGAGAAGGGCTAAGCCTAGCTCGCCCTGTTCTTGAATAAATGAGGCATACTCCACAATATTGCTTATTCCTTCGTACTCATGGATTTTGATGCTGCCGAATCCTTCATAATCATGTATGGCGTATTCTTCAGCATTGGGTTCAGGGCTGTTATCCAGCATTTCCCATATTTCTTCCATGATGTCATCTTCGCTTTGTGTGGCATCTATCCAGACACCATGTAGAATGGCGTTGTTGTAAGAAGCTAAACAGGCGACGTAGATTGAAGGGGGGGTCATGAGATTATCTCCTTATGTAAATGGAGCAATCTCACACGGGAGCTTGCTCCCGTGGTAGGGTATGATTAAAACGGAATTTCTTCTGAATCGGGTTGCAACATTTCACGCATTTGAGCCATGTGCTGTTCTGCGGTTTTGTTGCTTGATTCATCAGCTGATTTAGGCGAGCTAAGTAGCTGAATATGACTGACAACAATGCTTAATGCTTGACGAATTTTGCCTTCGTTGTCTGTCCATTGATTAGAACGTAGTTTACCTTCTAGGTATACTTGCGAACCTTTCTGTAAATACTCTGCGACTTTTGTTAGCTTTCCAAATAGTATCAGCTGATGCCATTCCACTCTGGCTTGCCATTCATCATTCTGTTTAAATGACTCATTGGTAGCCAAAGTGGCAGTGACAAAAGATTGTCCGTCTTTTCCGATGATGCTTTTAGGATCAGCACCAAGATTACCGATTAATTGAATGCGGTTTAAAGATGCAGTCATTGTATTCTCCTGTTATTGTTAAATGTGAGCCGCATAACAGAAAAACATCCGCATAGGCAGGTAGTTTTCTGTTATGCGGATAAGACTTATTTACTTCAATTAACAAGCAATCTTTTGAGTATCGAACTGTTTAACAAAGGAAATTAGGGATTCCAATTTGTGCAAACTTAACTCTGCTTGCTGAATGTCATGGGTGTTGATTTGAAGTCGGTGACGGCTTAAATCATTCACACAACAATTCAGCTCAAAGAGCAAATGTTCAATCTCAAGTTGTACTGGTTCCTGTTGTTGCATGGTAGCTCCTTGGGGTAGGGAGGATTAGCCCCAAAAAGGACTGTTCATCCCAATTGGGTTATGCAAAAAAAGATCACCGAAACATCGGTTGATTTACCTGGTTATTAATGATGATGTGCTTAAAGCACTCCTCGGGCGTAAAGCCGTAAAGACATCTCCTGATGGGTTTTCCCCGCTAAACGCTTTGCCATGGAATTAGGGAACAAGATGGCATATCACAAGACCTGGTGGTTTCGTCAGAATCTCGCTGACTCTTCAGTTGTGTTCCTTTCAGGTTATCAAGCCAGTATTGGAAATCAAGATTTTTTTCTTGTTGATATTAAATGAACGCAAATGAACTTATTGTGCTCATTTTATGCGATATGTGTTTCGGTAGTCGGTGATTCATCGGCAGGATGTTGTCTTTATCAACTCTTACAATGATTACCAAACCGTTGTGTTAAATATGCCTGATGCTCAACATCAGTTTCGTGTGTTAATGCCAAGCGTATATACTCTAATCGCCCAACGCAAAACTGAACACGATTTAAGCTTAAGGCCCCATCGGGGTATTGCTCGATTGCAGGGATTAATTCTTCTATATAAAAAACATTATGAGGTTTGGCACATTTAAATACGGCTTCACTACTAAAAACCACGATATTATGGATATACTGTGGTTCTATGAAATCAAGAGTCTTTTGAATGGCTTTAACGTGTTTATAATTCTGATGGATGGGATTTTGAAATCTGAATTTATCGTAATAGAGCGATTGAGACCAGCTTTTTGAGTTTGCTTTAGCGAATATCCAGCCCTTGTAATGCTTTGTTTCTATAATAAATATGCCTTTTGTTGTAATTAGAATATGATCGATTTGAGTTGTGGAACCATCCTCTAAACGTAAAGTAATATTGCTCATAACATGAGCATCTTTGTTTTGGCAATACTTTGCTAAAGCGTGCCTGACTCGAGCTTCACCGCAATTTTCAGCTGCCCGTTTACGATATCGTCCGGCAATATAACCAAATACTATACCTAAAAAAATTAATGAGACTAAACTAACGATTTCAAGATCAACCATACATCTTACCTCCAACAAGCGCATTATTTTAACAGTGCCAGTCGGTATTTGCCAATTTGGTGAAACCCAATAGCTTGGTATGCGCATATAGCGGAATTATCATTGGTGAACAAAATGGCTCTTTTGACTTGTCGGTCGGCAGCTTGTTTTAGGCAAAGATACACAGCAATTCTGGCAAAACCTTTATTTCTTAATGAAGGCGGGGTATAAACGGGGCCGATCTGTACAATATCAGGTAGATTGGCATTAAAGCCACATAAGGAAACAGGGGTGTTATTTACAAATAAAACCCATCGATTTTGGCTAAGCTGCGTATCTTGAATTTCATCAATAATGGATTGTTCCAGTGTGGGATTATTAGCATCGTCCCCTAGGGCTTCAATATGATAAGCGATAAGCCATTCTTTGATGATATCCATGTCACAATCTTGTACTGGTTTGAGCGTGCAGCTATAGGAATGAATCGCTTGAGGTATAGTCATTTTGTCGAGATTAAGTAAAAATAACTTTTCCTGATAATTAATGGCAAATAGGGACGTTTCTATGTTTAGCTGATCAATGACAAAACCAGCTTGGGTGTCTTCGCCAAGTATTCCGGCAATTGGTCTTGTTCTTTTAATCTCAAATTCTTCTACTAAAGCTGATAATGCAGAAAAATTTTCAGTTTGCATCATCACATTACCATTCCAATAATGTGCTAAAACACCATTAATTTTATTGTTTTCAAAGGAGCCGAAATATTCTCCGTGAAATGGCGCATCTTGGTAGGTAATTCCCGAGTGGTATAAATTGTTCCTAATGAACATGGTCGTTTCTTGGTAATGATTGAGATAGGATGACAATTCATCTATATGCAATTGGTCTAGCCTTTTTATCGCAATCATTTTTTCCTCGGCATGATGAATATTTTTAATACACTTTTAAGACATATGCTAAGATATCTCAATCTTGGTTATTATTAAATACAAAATCTCAGAATATGATTACCTTACTTCCCCATAATTCTGCATGGCAAGCTGCATTTGAGCTAGAGAACAAACAGTTATTGCAATTGGATATCAAGAATATAATCCAAGTTGAGCATATTGGCAGCACAGCTATTTCTGGTATTCATGCAAAACCAGTGATTGATATTTTAATTGGTGTTAAGTGTTTGCATGAATTTACTTCTGAGGATATCCAAAAAATTGAATCATTAGATTATCGATATAACCAGGTTTTTGAATCAGTTTTTCCACATCGGCGTTATTTCCAAAAAGACAATGAACATGGTGAGCGAACGCACCAGATTCATTTGGTTAATTATCCATCTTCTTGGTATGCGAAGCATCTGTTGTTTCGCGATTATTTGCGTCTTTATCCCAATATTGCTAACGAATATGAAGAACTTAAGCTCAACTTGAGCGAACTCTATGATAATACGATTGATTATGCCAATGCCAAGAATGAATTTTGTCAGCTTATAGATAAGAAAGCCTTTTTACATTTTGAGGTTAATAAACCATTCATTGAAACACCGCGTCTTATTGCATTTATTCCCCAGGTAGCCTGTCACGAAGACTATGCAATAATGCTTTCAAATCCTGAGTTTATTCAATGTTATGGTGTTTCATACAATGAGGACCAGGCTTTAAATCGTTTGGAATCGGATATGACGCATTACAACCAATATGGTTTTGCTCCCTGGATGTGGTATGACAAAGAAACCCACAACTACGTTGGGCGAGGGGGATTAAAGACTTTTGTATTAAATGAAAAAGAGGAAGTTGAGTTAACTTATCAAATAGCTCAAAGCTACTGGGGAAAAGGTTTAGCATTTGAAATGGGGCAAGCATCCTTGGAGTATGCTGAAGAGCACTTGGATTTGGCTAGCACTATTTGTTTTACCGCATACAATAATTATCCATCATTGCGCGTTATGGAAAAATTAGGTTTTAAATTTGAGTTTGATTTTGAGCATGCAGGAATTTCGCATAAATTTCACAGAAAACCTACAATAAAGAAACAAAAGAGGTCTTAATGGATAAAGTAAAAATTGACACCCACTTAGTCCAAAAGCTAATTGCTGAGCAATTTCCACAATGGCAATCACTACCGATACATCCAGTTGCCCAAAGTGGTTGGGATAATCGAACGTTTCATTTAGGTGAAGAAATGGTAATTCGTTTGCCTAGTGATAGGGAGTATGAGCCACAAATAAATAAAGAATATCAATGGTTGCCATGGCTCTCGAAACAACTCTCATTTCAAATTACGCAACCGATCGCGCTTGGAAAACCATCACCAGATTATCCATTGCATTGGAGTATCAATCTTTGGATTGAAGGGGAGACTGCTTCAGTACAGAATATTCATGATAAAAAAGAGTTTGCGGAAGCATTGGGGAAGTGCTTAAAAGAATTTCAATCTTTAGATGCTACAGATGGACCTTTGGCTGGCGCACATAATTTTTATCGAGGCAGTTCATTAAAGGCTTATGATCATGAAATGCAACTTGCGATTCCTAAAATTAAAAACGTTCAGGAGCAAAGTCTTGCTGCATCATTATGGCAACAGGCACTTTCTTCTGAATGGCGATTAAAGCCTGTCTGGGTTCATGGAGACATATCCGTAGGAAATATTTTAGTTCGTGATGGAAGGCTGTGTGCTATTATCGACTTCGGCCAACTTGCTGTGGGTGATCCTGCCTGTGATTTGGTAATAGCGTGGAATTTTTTTTCTAGCGAAGAACGAGAAGTATTTAAAAATGCAGTTCAGCTGGATAATGATACTTGGATACGAGCTTTAGGATGGGCATTTTGGAAAACCTTATGTTGGCCAATTACAGGTACTGATGTAAAAGAGGTTTTGCATGAAATTTATACGGATTATGATGCGATTAAATAAAATGTCAGATGTATTCAATGTTTAAGATTTGGTTATAAAGAACTACAAACCAATATTTTATCCTAGCACATGAGATCAATTATGAACATGAATAATAAGAACCGATTTCATTTTAAACCAGTGAATAAAACACAAGAAGACTTTATTCTTGACTGGATTAGTCAGCCACATATTAATGAATGGCTTCATGGTGAAGGTTTAAGTAATACAATTAAAGACATTCATGAATTTGTAAACAATGGAGAACCGTGGGCAACTCATTGGATAGCATATGATAATGAAACTCCATTTGCTTATTTAATTACTTCTGAAATAGAGAAATCAGAAGAATATCCTGATGGTGCAGTTACACTAGATTTATTCATTTGCAGGTTGGATTATATTGGGAAGGGATTATCAGTACAGATGATACATGAATTTATCTTAAGCCAATTTTCTGATGCCAAAATCGTGCTTATTGATCCTGAAATCTCTAATGAGCGAGCGGTCCATGTTTATAAAAAAGCTGGTTTTGAAATCATTGGGGAATTTATAGCTTCATGGCACCCAGTGCCACACTATAAAATGAAACTGTATATTGAAAATTTAATAAAGCAAAGATTGTCAGCCTAAGTAGATCTTTGTAATACTCAATCTTGAATGCCCAAGCGACTGGCTAATAATTTCCCTTGCTGTTCTATCCCAATATTTTTCAAGGGGATTAAGTTCTTTATATGTCCTACCCCCTTGTATCGGACAAATAAGACCTTTGCCAGTTTTATCATAGGACTTTGTAATTTCAAGATATCTTCTCTGGGCATAAGCATGACGAAGTCCATGGCATTTGCTTAACCCCATTTTTTCTATTACTTCATGATATTGAGCTAGATGATTTTTATAGGTCTTTTCTTTAGGAATGAGAGATTGTCCATCTGGAACTTGTTTTATAGCATTGAGTAGCCATTGCCGTTGTTGTTCATTGGTGAGTTTAAGATCGCGTCCGATGCCGCCTTTAGTCCAGCTGGGCTTTATAACCAGTTTATTTCCTTGCCAGGCATCACTGAGTACAATCTTCATGGATTCCTCACGGCGGAGACCAAAGAGGGATTGGGCTTCCAGGGATAAACGGATCATCGGCTCTGAGCATTTGGAAAAATCGACGTTATTGATTGCTTTATTATACTGAGGGGCATAATTACGTTTATTGATTTGATAGGTGTCGTTGCCTTGCTTAACCAGTTCTGGCCTGTTTAGCACTGAGGCCACTTTTCGAAGTTTAGCCATGTAATTTTTTATTGTTGCAGGGTTTTTATTCTGGGTTTTCCAGTGTTCAACCAGGATGTGTATGTGTTTTGGTTTTAATCCTTTGATGTGCGTGACCATATAGCCTAGCTCGTGCAAATCTTTCACACAGCGGTTTAACATGTGTTTCATATCTGCTCTGCTGGCATGAGAGTAGTTTTGGATTTTCTTTATACATTCATTGATGGAATACTGAGCATTTTTAAGTTTGGACTTACTCATTGAGATACCTCCATAAAGAATCACGAGATTTTATGCCCATTTCGCTGCGAATAAGCCAATAGGTTTCATACCTTCCTAATATGGGCAAAAGATACTGAGCCATCTGTTTAGCGTAGAGGTAGCGGTATGCTTTATTAATAGGTAGAGCATGTTTTTTTAAAGCCTTTCGCCAAGCAATTCTGGTGTCTTCATAATCGTTAAATTCAGCAATAGGCTTACCATTAGTTATCTTTTTGATTTCATCCAGAATGATTTTTTGCATTTCAAATCTGATAGGAATCGTCCTGTCTAATGAATTAAAAGCAATGTTTCTGGTTATCCAAATGCTGTCAGCCTGGATGTTAATTTCAGGTTTTATATAAATGGCTTCTTGAAAGGTAAGACCAAATTCAGTTTGTAATGCCATGATGAGGCGGGGGATTGAATTATCCCATAATTGCCAATGGTTATGCTGGATTTTGAGTTTTCTTTTGCGTTTCTTGCTTGTTTTGCTAAGTTGCAGCGATTTATTGTCTATATCGGGAATAGGGCAATCTATGCTGAGCAGGTAATGTCGGACGATAGTCATATGATTCATAATCGTGCTGGAACGTAGTTTACTCTTTTTCCAATGTGCTACCAGTTGATGAATATGATTTGATTGAATATTTTTCCACGAAGATGGCACATCCCCAATGGTATAGAAATCATCAATCATTTTACGAATAACGTATGCTCGTTGTTTTTTGATTTTGTAGCTGCCTTGATTACCGAGCTTTAAATATTGATTAGCAGTTTGTCTTAAGCTGTATTTTCTCATCATCCCATCCGATAAAATTTATTTGCCCTGTCTTTGGTTTAGTGTTGAACGAGCGGCTCACTCAAAGATGAAACCTGGCCAAAGCCATAAAGCTCGAAGTAGGGGGCAAATCAATCGTTATAAGGCAAACGATCTCGCCGATTTACAACAGTTTTTGGGTGTGTGTTTCCTCCTTGTTTTGATGATTAATAAAAACGACAAGACAATGGCTCTTGTCATACAAGTCCATGGTCAAATTGAAATAAATTGACTTAAACTCCCGAGAGAGTTGCCCTGTCGGATGACAGAGATTCCTAGATGGTTTTCCCGACTGAACGTCCAGCCACAAAGTTAGGGAATGAAGTGGCTTAGCATAAGACGTCGGTTGACGTTTCGCCGGAATTTCACCAGCTCATCAGTCATGCTTGATTCCAAATTAGCAAAGCAGTGCTTGCTTCGCAAGGGATTTTGGAAAGAATTTTGTCCAATCCCGATTGGCGGGATCGGACAAAATGACGAAATGAGTTGATTTTACGCGGTAAAAACAAGATGTTTTTTCTGCGTCACTGCTGGGAAATTTGCAGTGACGTAGAATTACCAAGATTGTTATTTATCTCTAGTTGAGTATATAAAGCTATGTAGTTCATTTTGAAAATCATCATAAGTAAGATCCGAATCATCGAAAAAATCATATATATCTTTATATTTTATGAATAAACGAATGATTCGTTCTTTTTCTTGTTCAATATTTTCAATAGCTCTAGATAGCCCAAGGCATCTTGATAAATTTGGTTTACCATTGAATGATTTGTTTGGATAAGGATAGATTATTAATGGAAAACATCCCCCTGTATGGTCTATGACAACAAAACCGCATTTATTTTGCATAGGCACTGGATATATTTCTAGATAAATCTTTGTATTGCCTATGCCTAATAATCGAAACTCTTGTTTATCTTTGAGTGAGTTAATAAGCTCATCTATTTTTAGCCTAAGTGTTTCTTCGCACTCATTAAATGTGTAGTATTCTAAAAATGCAGCACATATTACAGTTCTATAACAGGGTGCATTTTTTAGGTATTCTGATTTAGCAAAGTTATCATCTACAACATATTTAAAATTTCTCATTAAAAATCCTCTTATAAAAACAAAGAAAAAACAGTACTCATTCAATCAAATGAATACATTCTTTAGTTTTAAGAGCTTTGTCGAAAAAAATCGCACCTAATAATTGACTTTTTGAACAACATTTTCTAGAATACACTTGTCAAAGAAAATCCTAGTAGCTCTTAAAGCTAAGACCAATAACAGGTCCACCTTTCAGTATAGCACATAAATTGTACTTATCCAGTTTATTTACTTTTTCCTAACAATTAAGTCAAAAAATGAACAGATATTAGTTACATCTACGGTGAGTTGGTACACGTATCTTAAAAACGTCTTCTCCATAAGCTAAAATAAAAGCCTATCCCTTAGGCAAAAAGAAAGACCTGAACCTATATATATGATCCATATTTAATTTGAAGGTTTCATTACCAACTTGTGCTTGAGCAGACAAAAATTTACCAGAACTTGATGCTTTCAATGAATATTCATTCTCTAGTTGAAAATAATGTTTCTAACAATGATTTTAGAAACGCTTCTTCTGACCGAATATATTTTATACAAGATATCATTTTTTCTTCGATAATTTCGCGTCCTTTTAATATTTCAGCTTCATCAGAAGAAATCTCGCCAAGCATGCGATGTATGTTAAATTCAGTCCATGCCAATACACAATGTCCTAGCCATCCTGTAAATGCTTGATGGGGAGATGTTATCCATGGTTTAGAAGTATGTTGATGGTATGTGGTGATCAGTTTCTTCAAAAAGGGGGTATTTACTTTCTGATATAAAATAATGCCACTCCATTCCAACCCATATCCTATTATTTCTAACATAGGATTCATTAAGCCTGCGCTTTCCCAGTCAATAATATGTGGTTTACTGTGACTATCCCAAAGCACATTCTGAATGTGCATGTCTCTATGTGTAATAACTGACTCTTGTTTGAGGGTTGGGATTGCCTGAAAATAGACTTGATTCCAATCTAAAATGACTGGCAATAACGCCATCAAATCAGAATGTTTGGCGCGCTCAATCAATTTTACCCAATGCGTATCTTCAAAGTAATCGTACTGGGCTTCATCCGTTCCAGTATGATGAACATCTGCCAAATGCATTAACGAATACAGTTCGCCGATAGCAGTAGCATGCTCAAGCGTTAACTTAGGCTCATCAAGTAAATGACCGGTTATGTAGGGGTAAATTATATAATGTTCTTTATCGACGTTGATGACATACTCATCATTAAAAGCTAAAGCATTAACCGCAGGTATTGCATTTTTAGCCATCTCATTGGCAATTTGCTCGGAGTGTTCATAGGTCGTTTTAAAATGACTTTTAGCGGTAATATGTGGATTTAACCGTTTAATAGCATAGGTACCTTTGCTGGTTTCTATTTTAATCATGGTATGCAGAGCACCGCCTTTGAGCAATTCAGGCTGTGCTTTTAACTCACCTAGTTGCACTTTTTCTATCAATGGTTGCATTTTCATTAAATGCGTTCTCAAAATATCTTTTGGTTACAATGAATGTATTTGCCTAACAAAAACATCATCGCAAATTTTTGCGTAAAAAATAAAATGTTGAATTGTTATCAAAGCCTTTTCTTTCAAACTCAACGTAGTACCCAAGTTTTTTATAGAAATCCAGTGCTTCCCAGTCAAATGTATTCACTGCTATAAAATTACATCCACTTTTTTCTGCAAGTTCTTCTGCTTTTTGCATCAGTTGTGTGCCATACCCCATGCCACGAAGTGTTTCTTTTACCCAAAGCTGCCCAACGAATAAGCCGCCGTACATATTATCTCCACCACATCCGCCAACTATAGTTCCATCCTCATTACGAATAAAAAACCCAAAGAAATCCAGTGCCTTCATCCCCTTTTTTTTTTGGCTATCGCTGTAATGGCATCATTTAATAATTGGATATCTTCTGATTTTGGGTTTGATTCATAACTTATTTCATACTTCATAGCGGGTTCCTTATTTAAATTCTTTACCTATGCATGAGACAACAGTGGAAACATCAACTGATTTTCATCGAATAACACAGTTTTTTTGCCTCAACAAAAAGCATTTCATCCCTCTCATGTTCATCGATAGGAATTATCTCATATGATGAACAATCCTTTGGGGCAAAACCAAGTCGCACAAAAGGGCTGTTTTCATCTAAAGTATGGGTTAATTCGATGAAGTGATAGGGAAATTTCATTTTATTATTTCACTTTTTTGGTAAACCATAATATCAAATCATCATCCAAACAAACCATTTTTCCTGGATCAACTGGTTTATAGTCATAAGTGACTCCCAACCCATCAGGAATATAGCCGCGCTTGATGTAGAGTCTTTGCGCCTGTCCATAGCCCCCATCTTGTCCACCATATAAGCCAACGCCAAGACCAACATTAGAGTGTTGACTTGCTGCTTTTTCTTCAGCGACTGTTAGTAAGGTACTTCCTATCCCAAATTTTCGAAAAGAAGGTAATACATTTAAGTCCATAATTTCTGGGATTTTTTTATGAGCAAAGGGTTCATAGAGTGATGCCCATTTTAGCGTAACATAGCCGGCGATTTGATCTTGAAAATAAGCCAACCATACGACTCGTTCAGCCTGTTGTTGTTCTTGGTAATACTTCTCAAATAACGACGCAGGTTTTTGCCAATTTGCTTTTTGAAAAGCATCGACCAGAAAGGGGATATCAGATAACGCCAGTGCTTTGATAACAATTGACTGTTGGTTTATTGCTAAAGGTTCAAGCTGTTTCATCATATACACCATATTCCACTCATATCCGGCGGGTTTTAAATCAAAAAGAGCTTTAAAACCAACCGACTGATAGAACAGATACGTTTTAAGATAATTCTCTTCTGATTCAGAAGGGCTTAGAGTTTCAACGGTTATAGTTTTAGCACCTTGCTTTATAGCAAAATGACAAGCCTCATCTATTAATTGCTTTCCAACACCTTGGCGGTGAAAATCACGTCTCACAGCCATCCAATATATGTTGGCATTATTTGAATAAGGAAAATCAATTGAAATAAGACCAACGTAGTTATCATTCCTTTTCGCGGCGAAATTTATACGTTTTGTTACGCCTATTGCATAATGCTCATTTGCTTCGGGTAATCCGAAGTACTCGGGTAACTCCGTTGTAATTGTTTGACATAAGGCTTTAGCTAGTTCACCCGTTATTTTTTCAATTTGAATCATGATATTTTCCCTGCTGCAGTATTTCGAGTATCTCCTTCATAGGATTTGATGGAAACGGAGTTGACTTATCTTTCTGAATTTCTTTATAAAATTCATGCATTTTTTCTGCAATAGGAGCATTTTTAGATAATATTTCATTTATTTTATCGGGCAGCTTAATTGAAAGTTTATTTGTTAAGTAATCGCCTAACGTTTTATCCCAATGTTCTTTTCCTGCATAGGCTGTTAGAACACCATGTAGCAGATTGACTGAATAACTACATCTATCATAATTTTCGTGGTCTTTTACAAAATTAAGTTCAGTCATTGATAAATCAAATTTCTTTGACA includes these proteins:
- a CDS encoding GNAT family N-acetyltransferase, producing MIQIEKITGELAKALCQTITTELPEYFGLPEANEHYAIGVTKRINFAAKRNDNYVGLISIDFPYSNNANIYWMAVRRDFHRQGVGKQLIDEACHFAIKQGAKTITVETLSPSESEENYLKTYLFYQSVGFKALFDLKPAGYEWNMVYMMKQLEPLAINQQSIVIKALALSDIPFLVDAFQKANWQKPASLFEKYYQEQQQAERVVWLAYFQDQIAGYVTLKWASLYEPFAHKKIPEIMDLNVLPSFRKFGIGSTLLTVAEEKAASQHSNVGLGVGLYGGQDGGYGQAQRLYIKRGYIPDGLGVTYDYKPVDPGKMVCLDDDLILWFTKKVK